The DNA sequence TTCTAATTTAATGCTTTGGTAGCTCtgtttatactttataataatttactacATAAATTTATTGTCTGCAGGTCTAAATCATCAGTATcattttgaaattatatatgatataatattttatgatttaccGTTTAGACTACTATTTTAACTAAGCAAAAGTCAAAATaggtagataaaattaaatataattttaaacttcGTTCCTTAAGAAACTTAATTCTACTTTAAACTGCCATCTATGTTAGGACATTAATAACACGCCCATGCTAAGcacaaaataatatgatattggGCATGATGTCTTTTAAACAAACTAGATGGCAGTGTAAAATAAACTAAGGTTTGTATTTTGCATAAATAGCAAATTTGCAACCAACATTGTTGTAATGGTAGTTTCAAAACTTAAACTAGACCTCTGtaaaattttcatttacttgattaagaacaatattatttttaattccctTTGGCGCATGACTCCAGTTATATCTTGTAGCATAAGCaagttttaagttatttcaGCAACCACAAAAATGTGCAGACACATTAtgttaaaacatttgaattttgaCTGAAAAAGAATAGTACCTATTTGTGGTTTGTAGAATGTGACTTGGCTCAGAGCAATTCAGAATGCTGAACTCAAATAATTCTGAATGCTCCGAGTCACGAGTGACTTGGTGCCAAAACTGACAAGTGTTGTTGACAGTGACAAATGACAGCTGTTTGCATAACGCTAAAGAGAGATcgataatttgaaattttaggTTATTTAAGATACGAAAATATTGTGATGTGTCGTTTTTATTTCATGTTTATTGAGTGaacaattatttaaactatGTCTGTGGTTATTGAAACAACTCTTGGTGATATTACTGTTGACTTGTATCTGGAACAAAGGCCTGCAACATGTCTGAACTTTTTAAAGTTGTGcaaaatgaaatattacaattacaacTTATTTCATACGATACGAAGTGGTTTTATAGCACAAACAGGAGACCCTTCGGGCGATGGCTCTAAGGGAGAATCTATCTGGGGTATTTTAGAAGGCCCACAAAAGAGATATTTTTCTGGAGAAAAAAGGCCAAAAATAAGGCATTCTGATGCTGGTTTGTTGTCAATGGTTTGCACGGATGATATGATGGTAGGTTCTCAGTTCTTTCTTACGCTAGCTCCTGATTTAGACTCACTAGATGGCACTCATTGTGTTATTGGTGAAGTTTCAGAAGGGCATGATGTTTTAAACAAATTCAATGAAGTAATTTGTGATGAAAATCATCGACCCTATCGAGATGTGCGCATTACCCATACAGTCATCCTGAATGACCCTTTCAATGACCCACCTGGATTGATAGCACCTTCTAGATCaccatcaccaaatgcagagaGGCTAAAAGGTGGAAGAATTGCTCCTGATGAAGAAATAGATGAAACTGAAGGCAAAACAGCTGAAGAGTTACAAGAAATGATAGAAGAAAAGGAAGCAAAAGCTCGTGCCACTATATTAGAAATTGTTGGAGATTTACCTGATGCTGATATAGCCCCACctgaaaatgttttatttgtttgtaaattGAATCCAGTCACATCTGATGATGATTTAGAAATTATATTCAGTAGATTTGGGAAAATTGTTAGTTGTGAAGTTATAAGAGATAAAAAGACTGGTAATTCTTTGCAATATGCATTCATTGAATTTGCAGATAAAAAGTTTTGTGAAGATGCATATTTGAAAATGGACAATGTATTAATTGATGATAGAAGAATTCATGTAGACTTTTCACAATCAGTATCCAAAATGAGATGGTTGGGTAAGGGTAGAGGTGTTCAATATTTAGATGACTCTCAAGATGAAGTcatatcagaaaaatattccAGCAGAGAGACAGATAGAAGAGCCCGTGAAGACAGAAAATATAAAACAGACTCTCATAGTCGTGACCACAGACATGACAGAAGAGACCATTATGAAAATAGAATAGATAGAAATTTTGATAAGAAATCCAAAGACCAATTGAGACAGAGCAGCAATAGTCATTCTAGAACAAGTCAATCTCagaataaatcatataaaacagCATTAGAACCTGATAGAGAAAAGTCTCACAAGAATGGGCAACATATTAAttcttatagaaataaaaatgagCACCGTAGTAGATCaccaataaaaaacattaaaagccAGTCTCCATCAAGAAAACAAACAAACCCATCTAATGAGAGAGAAATACATGATAGATCTAAAATAAGAAAAGATTACCATAGTCACAGTTCAAGGCATGAAAGAGAAAAAAGCAGAAAATCGGCTCATAAAGGTAATGGTTGTGATGAGCCAAAAACTCCATCTCCAACTTTACAGACTAAAAATGAAAAGgagaatttacaaaataaatgtaagaaaaataaacataaattaaaagaaaatttgaaaaacaagaaaaaatctGGAAAGCAAAGATCATCACCAagctcatcatcatcatcagaatcTAGTTCATCAACAAGTTCTAGTGACTCTAGTTCTTCAAGTGAATCagatagaaaaagaaagaaaatagtTAAAAAGAAACGAAAATATTCTACTTCAAGCAGTAGTAGCTCCTCAACAAGCAGCTCTTCCAGTAGTACATCAAGTAGTGATAGTTCTAGTTCTGACGGTCATATTAGCAGGAAAAGACGTAAAAAAAATGGGACCAAGAAAACTTCTTCAAAGATgacaaaaagtaaataaatattagttactGCAATTTATTAAGTCTTCTTATGCctaatttttacttaaaaatggataaaataatttgtacttAACATACATTGGACTGCTGAGATTGGGCTTATGCCCCTGGTCTCAGAAGTCCAATGTTAGAACAAATGTGACCTATGGTGTCAATGGTATGATGTTATAAATAGTTGTACCAGTAAGTCTTTTAGTCTGATGATTGTCTCATTGTACCCAGTTTTAGTTACCACTTGTAGAAACATATGTGTtggtttatttgttttaattcattCTATCATACAAAGTGTtagggtattttttttttcatgaaacctTACCTGatagtgatcaccaccacccctCTCaccaccagaagaatcacaggttTATGTATTTCAGAGAAATCAACGATCTTTAAAAAAGCATTAATATTCTTTGCATGTTTTATATAACATggaaactataatatataaaataaaattataacac is a window from the Leptidea sinapis chromosome 45, ilLepSina1.1, whole genome shotgun sequence genome containing:
- the LOC126977470 gene encoding peptidyl-prolyl cis-trans isomerase sig-7, whose protein sequence is MSVVIETTLGDITVDLYLEQRPATCLNFLKLCKMKYYNYNLFHTIRSGFIAQTGDPSGDGSKGESIWGILEGPQKRYFSGEKRPKIRHSDAGLLSMVCTDDMMVGSQFFLTLAPDLDSLDGTHCVIGEVSEGHDVLNKFNEVICDENHRPYRDVRITHTVILNDPFNDPPGLIAPSRSPSPNAERLKGGRIAPDEEIDETEGKTAEELQEMIEEKEAKARATILEIVGDLPDADIAPPENVLFVCKLNPVTSDDDLEIIFSRFGKIVSCEVIRDKKTGNSLQYAFIEFADKKFCEDAYLKMDNVLIDDRRIHVDFSQSVSKMRWLGKGRGVQYLDDSQDEVISEKYSSRETDRRAREDRKYKTDSHSRDHRHDRRDHYENRIDRNFDKKSKDQLRQSSNSHSRTSQSQNKSYKTALEPDREKSHKNGQHINSYRNKNEHRSRSPIKNIKSQSPSRKQTNPSNEREIHDRSKIRKDYHSHSSRHEREKSRKSAHKGNGCDEPKTPSPTLQTKNEKENLQNKCKKNKHKLKENLKNKKKSGKQRSSPSSSSSSESSSSTSSSDSSSSSESDRKRKKIVKKKRKYSTSSSSSSSTSSSSSSTSSSDSSSSDGHISRKRRKKNGTKKTSSKMTKSK